One part of the Arabidopsis thaliana chromosome 1 sequence genome encodes these proteins:
- a CDS encoding Pentatricopeptide repeat (PPR) superfamily protein (Pentatricopeptide repeat (PPR) superfamily protein; LOCATED IN: mitochondrion; EXPRESSED IN: 7 plant structures; EXPRESSED DURING: F mature embryo stage, petal differentiation and expansion stage, E expanded cotyledon stage, D bilateral stage; CONTAINS InterPro DOMAIN/s: Pentatricopeptide repeat (InterPro:IPR002885); BEST Arabidopsis thaliana protein match is: Tetratricopeptide repeat (TPR)-like superfamily protein (TAIR:AT1G12300.1); Has 35333 Blast hits to 34131 proteins in 2444 species: Archae - 798; Bacteria - 22429; Metazoa - 974; Fungi - 991; Plants - 531; Viruses - 0; Other Eukaryotes - 9610 (source: NCBI BLink).) has translation MVRMMIRRLSSQASRFVQPRLLETGTLRIALINCPNELLFCCERGFSTFSDRNLSYRDKLSSGLVGIKADDAVDLFRDMIQSRPLPTVIDFNRLFSAIAKTKQYELVLALCKQMESKGIAHSIYTLSIMINCFCRCRKLSYAFSTMGKIMKLGYEPDTVIFNTLLNGLCLECRVSEALELVDRMVEMGHKPTLITLNTLVNGLCLNGKVSDAVVLIDRMVETGFQPNEVTYGPVLNVMCKSGQTALAMELLRKMEERNIKLDAVKYSIIIDGLCKDGSLDNAFNLFNEMEIKGFKADIITYNTLIGGFCNAGRWDDGAKLLRDMIKRKISPNVVTFSVLIDSFVKEGKLREADQLLKEMMQRGIAPNTITYNSLIDGFCKENRLEEAIQMVDLMISKGCDPDIMTFNILINGYCKANRIDDGLELFREMSLRGVIANTVTYNTLVQGFCQSGKLEVAKKLFQEMVSRRVRPDIVSYKILLDGLCDNGELEKALEIFGKIEKSKMELDIGIYMIIIHGMCNASKVDDAWDLFCSLPLKGVKLDARAYNIMISELCRKDSLSKADILFRKMTEEGHAPDELTYNILIRAHLGDDDATTAAELIEEMKSSGFPADVSTVKMVINMLSSGELDKSFLDMLSTTRASLK, from the coding sequence ATGGTGAGGATGATGATACGGAGATTGAGTTCTCAAGCTTCGAGATTTGTTCAGCCTCGTCTCCTGGAGACAGGTACTCTGAGAATTGCTTTGATTAATTGCCCAAATGAGCTACTTTTTTGCTGCGAACGCGGCTTCTCTACTTTCAGCGATAGAAATCTCTCTTATAGAGACAAATTGAGCAGTGGGCTTGTCGGTATTAAGGCAGATGATGCTGTTGATCTGTTCCGAGACATGATTCAGTCTCGTCCTCTTCCCACTGTTATAGATTTCAATAGATTGTTTAGTGCCATTGCCAAAACGAAACAGTATGAGCTAGTGTTAGCTCTCTGCAAGCAAATGGAATCGAAGGGAATTGCACATAGCATCTACACTTTGAGTATTATGATCAATTGTTTCTGTCGCTGTCGTAAACTTTCTTACGCTTTTTCTACTATGGGGAAGATCATGAAACTTGGGTATGAGCCTGATACAGTCATCTTTAACACTCTACTCAATGGCTTATGTCTCGAGTGTAGAGTTTCTGAAGCTCTGGAATTAGTTGATCGAATGGTAGAAATGGGACATAAACCCACTCTCATAACGCTTAACACTCTGGTCAATGGCCTTTGTCTCAACGGTAAAGTCTCTGATGCTGTGGTTTTGATTGATCGAATGGTTGAGACTGGCTTTCAACCCAATGAAGTAACTTATGGACCGGTTTTAAATGTAATGTGTAAGTCCGGCCAAACTGCCCTTGCCATGGAGTTGCTCAGAAAGatggaagaaagaaatatcaaGCTCGATGCAGTCAAATACAGTATCATCATTGATGGTCTTTGCAAAGATGGGAGCCTCGACAATGCATTCAACCTTTTCAATGAAATGGAAATCAAAGGGTTCAAAGCTGATATTATTACCTACAACACTCTCATTGGAGGCTTTTGTAATGCTGGTAGATGGGATGATGGTGCCAAGTTATTGAGGGATATGATCAAGAGGAAAATCAGCCCCAACGTTGTCACATTCAGTGTTTTGATTGATAGTTTTGTGAAAGAGGGAAAACTACGAGAGGCCGATCAACTGCTCAAGGAGATGATGCAACGAGGTATAGCTCCTAATACTATTACATATAATTCCTTGATAGATGGGTTTTGCAAGGAGAACCGCCTAGAGGAGGCCATCCAGATGGTGGATCTGATGATTAGCAAGGGATGCGATCCTGATATCATGACGTTTAATATCCTCATAAATGGATATTGTAAGGCTAATCGGATTGACGATGGTTTGGAACTCTTCCGCGAAATGTCTCTGAGAGGAGTGATTGCTAATACAGTTACTTATAACACTCTTGTCCAAGGGTTTTGTCAATCGGGAAAACTTGAGGTTGCCAAAAAACTCTTCCAAGAGATGGTTTCTCGGCGTGTTCGTCCTGATATTGTGTCCTACAAAATATTGCTGGATGGGTTGTGTGACAATGGAGAACTAGAGAAAGCATTggaaatatttggaaaaatagagaagagtAAGATGGAGCTTGATattggtatatatatgatcattaTCCATGGGATGTGCAATGCTAGTAAGGTGGATGATGCTTGGGATTTATTCTGTAGCCTCCCTCTCAAAGGAGTGAAGCTTGATGCTAGGGCATACAACATAATGATTTCAGAATTATGTAGGAAAGACTCACTGTCTAAAGCAGACATACTGTTCAGAAAAATGACAGAGGAAGGACATGCTCCAGATGAGTTGACATACAACATACTTATCAGGGCACAtcttggtgatgatgatgcaacCACAGCAGCTGAACTTattgaagaaatgaagagTAGTGGGTTCCCAGCAGATGTTTCCACTGTTAAGATGGTTATTAATATGCTTTCTAGTGGTGAATTGGACAAAAGCTTTCTAGATATGCTTTCTACAACTCGGGCTTCATTGAAATGA
- the RBL6 gene encoding RHOMBOID-like protein 6: MRSRDMERGRKHRGDTQWTAWLTPTIVVANVSIFIVVMYTNDCPKTTTGANGDCVAKLLRRFSFQPLRENPFLGPSSSTLEKLGALDWKKVVQGNEKWRLITAMWLHAGIIHLVMNMFDVIIFGIRLEQQFGFIRIGLIYLISGFGGSILSALFLQKSISVGASGALLGLMGAMLSELLTNWTIYKSKVLCHVLSQDTNINRKYNMVSLP, translated from the exons atgagGAGTAGAGATATGGAGAGAGGTAGGAAACACAGAGGGGACACCCAGTGGACGGCTTGGCTGACTCCAACAATTGTCGTGGCTAATGTCTCCATCTTCATCGTTGTCATGTACACCAACGACTGCCCTAAGACAACCACGGGAGCCAACGGAGATTGCGTTGCAAAGCTTCTCCGCAGGTTCTCGTTTCAGCCACTCAGAGAGAACCCTTTCTTGggtccatcttcttcaac ATTGGAGAAATTGGGAGCTTTGGATTGGAAGAAAGTCGTGcaaggaaatgaaaaatgGAGGCTCATCACTGCTATGTGGCTCCATGCCGGTATCATTCACCTTGTTATGAATATGTTTGATGTGATCATCTTCGGTATCCGCCTTGAGCAACAGTTTGGCTTCA TAAGGATTGGGCTCATCTATCTGATTTCGGGATTTGGCGGAAGCATTCTCTCAGCTCTCTTCCTTCAAAAAAGCATCTCTGTTGGTGCCTCGGGTGCTCTCCTTGGACTCATGGGAGCAATGTTATCTGAGCTGCTCACCAACTGGACTATCTACAAGAGCAAGGTACTGTGTCATGTTCTTTCCCAAGATACAAACATTAACCGAAAATATAACATGGTTTCATTGCCTTGA
- a CDS encoding Zinc finger, C3HC4 type (RING finger) family protein (Zinc finger, C3HC4 type (RING finger) family protein; CONTAINS InterPro DOMAIN/s: Zinc finger, RING-type (InterPro:IPR001841), Zinc finger, C3HC4 RING-type (InterPro:IPR018957); BEST Arabidopsis thaliana protein match is: Zinc finger, C3HC4 type (RING finger) family protein (TAIR:AT1G63170.1); Has 35333 Blast hits to 34131 proteins in 2444 species: Archae - 798; Bacteria - 22429; Metazoa - 974; Fungi - 991; Plants - 531; Viruses - 0; Other Eukaryotes - 9610 (source: NCBI BLink).) — protein MREPSMLVREAAAEQLEERQSDWAYSKPVVVLDIVWNLAFVSVATAILVMSRKEHPIMPLRVWLLGYALQCVLHMVCVCVEYRRRNRRRTNRTTTTTPPRSRSSSSSSSSSSLEEEALGSRRNSGVQDLSLGHLDTESSSVAKHLESANTMFSFIWWIIGFYWVSAGGQELAQESPRIYWLSIVFLGFDVFFVVFCVALACVIGIAVCCCLPCIIAVLYAVADQEGASKEDIEQLTKFKFRKLGDANKHTNDEAQGTTEGIMTECGTDSPIEHTLLQEDAECCICLSAYEDGTELRELPCGHHFHCSCVDKWLYINATCPLCKYNILKSSNLDREEV, from the exons ATGCGTGAGCCATCTATGCTTGTGAGAGAAGCCGCGGCGGAGCAGCTCGAGGAGAGGCAGAGCGATTGGGCTTATTCGAAGCCTGTGGTGGTGCTTGATATCGTTTGGAATCTGgcttttgtttctgttgctACGGCTATTTTGGTGATGAGCAGGAAAGAACATCCGATTATGCCGCTTAGAGTTTGGCTTTTGGGGTATGCTTTGCAATGCGTGTTGCATATGGTTTGTGTCTGTGTTGAGTATCGGAGGAGGAACAGGAGGAGAACCAATaggacgacgacgacgactcCTCCACGGTcacgttcttcttcttcctcttcatcttcttcttccttggagGAAGAAGCTTTGGGTTCCAGGAGGAATTCAGGTGTGCAGGACTTGTCGCTTGGCCACTTGGATACCGAAAGCAGCAG TGTTGCTAAGCATCTGGAATCTGCCAATacgatgttttcttttatatggTGGATCATTGGATTCTACTGGGTATCTGCTGGTGGCCAAGAGTTGGCACAAGAATCCCCTCGGATTTACTG GCTGTCTATTGTCTTTCTTGGTTTCGATGTGTTCTTTGTTGTCTTCTGTGTTGCGTTGGCCTGCGTTATTGGAATTGCGGTTTGCTGTTGCCTGCCATGCATCATTGCAGTTTTGTACGCTGTTGCTGATCAG GAAGGGGCTTCAAAAGAAGACATTGAGCAGCTCACCAAATTCAAGTTTCGCAAACTAGGTGATGCCAACAAACACACTAATGATGAAGCCCAAGGAACTACCGAGGGAATAATGACTGAGTGTGGTACAGATTCACCCATTGAACATACTCTTTTGCAAGAAGATGCA GAATGTTGCATCTGTCTCTCTGCATATGAAGACGGAACAGAGCTAAGGGAACTACCTTGTGGACACCATTTCCACTGTTCATGCGTAGACAAATGGCTATACATCAACGCGACTTGCCCACTCTGCAAATACAACATCCTCAAGAGTAGCAACTTGGATCGAGAGGAAGTCTAG
- the RBL6 gene encoding RHOMBOID-like protein 6 (RHOMBOID-like protein 6 (RBL6); FUNCTIONS IN: serine-type endopeptidase activity; INVOLVED IN: biological_process unknown; LOCATED IN: integral to membrane; EXPRESSED IN: 23 plant structures; EXPRESSED DURING: 15 growth stages; CONTAINS InterPro DOMAIN/s: Peptidase S54, rhomboid (InterPro:IPR002610); BEST Arabidopsis thaliana protein match is: RHOMBOID-like 2 (TAIR:AT1G63120.1); Has 6272 Blast hits to 6271 proteins in 1782 species: Archae - 138; Bacteria - 3818; Metazoa - 537; Fungi - 159; Plants - 344; Viruses - 0; Other Eukaryotes - 1276 (source: NCBI BLink).) — protein MRSRDMERGRKHRGDTQWTAWLTPTIVVANVSIFIVVMYTNDCPKTTTGANGDCVAKLLRRFSFQPLRENPFLGPSSSTLEKLGALDWKKVVQGNEKWRLITAMWLHAGIIHLVMNMFDVIIFGIRLEQQFGFIRIGLIYLISGFGGSILSALFLQKSISVGASGALLGLMGAMLSELLTNWTIYKSKVCFLG, from the exons atgagGAGTAGAGATATGGAGAGAGGTAGGAAACACAGAGGGGACACCCAGTGGACGGCTTGGCTGACTCCAACAATTGTCGTGGCTAATGTCTCCATCTTCATCGTTGTCATGTACACCAACGACTGCCCTAAGACAACCACGGGAGCCAACGGAGATTGCGTTGCAAAGCTTCTCCGCAGGTTCTCGTTTCAGCCACTCAGAGAGAACCCTTTCTTGggtccatcttcttcaac ATTGGAGAAATTGGGAGCTTTGGATTGGAAGAAAGTCGTGcaaggaaatgaaaaatgGAGGCTCATCACTGCTATGTGGCTCCATGCCGGTATCATTCACCTTGTTATGAATATGTTTGATGTGATCATCTTCGGTATCCGCCTTGAGCAACAGTTTGGCTTCA TAAGGATTGGGCTCATCTATCTGATTTCGGGATTTGGCGGAAGCATTCTCTCAGCTCTCTTCCTTCAAAAAAGCATCTCTGTTGGTGCCTCGGGTGCTCTCCTTGGACTCATGGGAGCAATGTTATCTGAGCTGCTCACCAACTGGACTATCTACAAGAGCAAG GTTTGCTTCCTTGGGTAG
- a CDS encoding Zinc finger, C3HC4 type (RING finger) family protein (Zinc finger, C3HC4 type (RING finger) family protein; FUNCTIONS IN: ubiquitin-protein ligase activity, zinc ion binding; LOCATED IN: chloroplast; CONTAINS InterPro DOMAIN/s: Zinc finger, RING-type (InterPro:IPR001841), Zinc finger, C3HC4 RING-type (InterPro:IPR018957); BEST Arabidopsis thaliana protein match is: Zinc finger, C3HC4 type (RING finger) family protein (TAIR:AT1G63170.1); Has 9873 Blast hits to 9851 proteins in 276 species: Archae - 0; Bacteria - 6; Metazoa - 2638; Fungi - 764; Plants - 5094; Viruses - 23; Other Eukaryotes - 1348 (source: NCBI BLink).) yields MSTETTTGNSSLIPASSSSSSSDAIDPAPLLFNGDDNEGNNGGGGGERRSVRRQGLREAARFLSRASSGRVMREPSMLVREAAAEQLEERQSDWAYSKPVVVLDIVWNLAFVSVATAILVMSRKEHPIMPLRVWLLGYALQCVLHMVCVCVEYRRRNRRRTNRTTTTTPPRSRSSSSSSSSSSLEEEALGSRRNSGVQDLSLGHLDTESSSVAKHLESANTMFSFIWWIIGFYWVSAGGQELAQESPRIYWLSIVFLGFDVFFVVFCVALACVIGIAVCCCLPCIIAVLYAVADQEGASKEDIEQLTKFKFRKLGDANKHTNDEAQGTTEGIMTECGTDSPIEHTLLQEDAECCICLSAYEDGTELRELPCGHHFHCSCVDKWLYINATCPLCKYNILKSSNLDREEV; encoded by the exons ATGTCAACGGAGACTACCACGGGAAATTCCTCGTTAATTccagcatcatcatcatcgtcatcctCCGACGCAATCGATCCAGCTCCGTTGCTTTTTAACGGCGACGATAATGAAGGAAAcaacggaggaggaggtgggGAACGGAGATCTGTCAGGAGACAAGGGTTGAGAGAAGCTGCGAGGTTTCTTAGTCGTGCTAGTAGCGGACGCGTGATGCGTGAGCCATCTATGCTTGTGAGAGAAGCCGCGGCGGAGCAGCTCGAGGAGAGGCAGAGCGATTGGGCTTATTCGAAGCCTGTGGTGGTGCTTGATATCGTTTGGAATCTGgcttttgtttctgttgctACGGCTATTTTGGTGATGAGCAGGAAAGAACATCCGATTATGCCGCTTAGAGTTTGGCTTTTGGGGTATGCTTTGCAATGCGTGTTGCATATGGTTTGTGTCTGTGTTGAGTATCGGAGGAGGAACAGGAGGAGAACCAATaggacgacgacgacgactcCTCCACGGTcacgttcttcttcttcctcttcatcttcttcttccttggagGAAGAAGCTTTGGGTTCCAGGAGGAATTCAGGTGTGCAGGACTTGTCGCTTGGCCACTTGGATACCGAAAGCAGCAG TGTTGCTAAGCATCTGGAATCTGCCAATacgatgttttcttttatatggTGGATCATTGGATTCTACTGGGTATCTGCTGGTGGCCAAGAGTTGGCACAAGAATCCCCTCGGATTTACTG GCTGTCTATTGTCTTTCTTGGTTTCGATGTGTTCTTTGTTGTCTTCTGTGTTGCGTTGGCCTGCGTTATTGGAATTGCGGTTTGCTGTTGCCTGCCATGCATCATTGCAGTTTTGTACGCTGTTGCTGATCAG GAAGGGGCTTCAAAAGAAGACATTGAGCAGCTCACCAAATTCAAGTTTCGCAAACTAGGTGATGCCAACAAACACACTAATGATGAAGCCCAAGGAACTACCGAGGGAATAATGACTGAGTGTGGTACAGATTCACCCATTGAACATACTCTTTTGCAAGAAGATGCA GAATGTTGCATCTGTCTCTCTGCATATGAAGACGGAACAGAGCTAAGGGAACTACCTTGTGGACACCATTTCCACTGTTCATGCGTAGACAAATGGCTATACATCAACGCGACTTGCCCACTCTGCAAATACAACATCCTCAAGAGTAGCAACTTGGATCGAGAGGAAGTCTAG
- the RBL6 gene encoding RHOMBOID-like protein 6, with translation MRSRDMERGRKHRGDTQWTAWLTPTIVVANVSIFIVVMYTNDCPKTTTGANGDCVAKLLRRFSFQPLRENPFLGPSSSTLEKLGALDWKKVVQGNEKWRLITAMWLHAGIIHLVMNMFDVIIFGIRLEQQFGFIRIGLIYLISGFGGSILSALFLQKSISVGASGALLGLMGAMLSELLTNWTIYKSKLCALLSFLFIIAINLAIGLLPWVDNFAHIGGLLTGFCLGFILLMQPQSGWEEFRNSSQYGARARSKYNPCQYVLFFVAAVLVVAGLTVGLVMLFDGENGNKHCKWCHRLDCYPTSKWSC, from the exons atgagGAGTAGAGATATGGAGAGAGGTAGGAAACACAGAGGGGACACCCAGTGGACGGCTTGGCTGACTCCAACAATTGTCGTGGCTAATGTCTCCATCTTCATCGTTGTCATGTACACCAACGACTGCCCTAAGACAACCACGGGAGCCAACGGAGATTGCGTTGCAAAGCTTCTCCGCAGGTTCTCGTTTCAGCCACTCAGAGAGAACCCTTTCTTGggtccatcttcttcaac ATTGGAGAAATTGGGAGCTTTGGATTGGAAGAAAGTCGTGcaaggaaatgaaaaatgGAGGCTCATCACTGCTATGTGGCTCCATGCCGGTATCATTCACCTTGTTATGAATATGTTTGATGTGATCATCTTCGGTATCCGCCTTGAGCAACAGTTTGGCTTCA TAAGGATTGGGCTCATCTATCTGATTTCGGGATTTGGCGGAAGCATTCTCTCAGCTCTCTTCCTTCAAAAAAGCATCTCTGTTGGTGCCTCGGGTGCTCTCCTTGGACTCATGGGAGCAATGTTATCTGAGCTGCTCACCAACTGGACTATCTACAAGAGCAAG CTTTGTGCTTTGTTATCGTTCTTGTTCATCATCGCAATCAATTTGGCAATAGGTTTGCTTCCTTGGGTAGACAACTTTGCTCACATTGGCGGTCTCTTGACTGGGTTTTGCCTTGGGTTTATCCTACTGATGCAGCCTCAGTCTGGGTGGGAAGAGTTCCGCAACTCTTCTCAGTACGGTGCCCGTGCTAGATCAAAATATAACCCGTGCCAGTACGTGTTGTTCTTTGTTGCCGCTGTTTTGGTTGTCGCCGGTTTAACAGTTGGGTTGGTGATGCTGTTCGACGGAGAGAATGGGAACAAGCATTGCAAATGGTGTCATCGCCTAGACTGTTATCCTACTTCTAAATGGTCTTGTTGA
- the EMB1586 gene encoding P-loop containing nucleoside triphosphate hydrolases superfamily protein — MAASTSTRFLVLLKDFSAFRKISWTCAATNFHRQSRFLCHVAKEDGSLTLASLDLGNKPRKFGKGKAMKLEGSFVTEMGQGKVRAVKNDKMKVVKEKKPAEIVSPLFSAKSFEELGLPDSLLDSLEREGFSVPTDVQSAAVPAIIKGHDAVIQSYTGSGKTLAYLLPILSEIGPLAEKSRSSHSENDKRTEIQAMIVAPSRELGMQIVREVEKLLGPVHRRMVQQLVGGANRMRQEEALKKNKPAIVVGTPGRIAEISKGGKLHTHGCRFLVLDEVDELLSFNFREDIHRILEHVGKRSGAGPKGEVDERANRQTILVSATVPFSVIRAAKSWSHEPVLVQANKVTPLDTVQPSAPVMSLTPTTSEADGQIQTTIQSLPPALKHYYCISKHQHKVDTLRRCVHALDAQSVIAFMNHSRQLKDVVYKLEARGMNSAEMHGDLGKLGRSTVLKKFKNGEIKVLVTNELSARGLDVAECDLVVNLELPTDAVHYAHRAGRTGRLGRKGTVVTVCEESQVFIVKKMEKQLGLPFLYCEFVDGELVVTEEDKAIIR, encoded by the coding sequence ATGGCGGCATCAACTTCAACCCGATTCCTTGTTCTGCTCAAAGATTTTTCTGCCTTCAGAAAGATATCATGGACTTGTGCTGCAACTAATTTTCACCGCCAATCTCGTTTTTTATGCCATGTTGCGAAAGAAGACGGGTCTCTTACTCTTGCAAGCCTTGATTTGGGGAACAAACCACGGAAATTTGGGAAGGGTAAGGCGATGAAGCTTGAGGGAAGTTTTGTTACTGAAATGGGTCAAGGTAAGGTAAGAGCGGTAAAGAACGATAAAATGAAAGTTGTCAAGGAAAAAAAGCCAGCTGAGATAGTGTCTCCTTTGTTTTCTGCAAAATCCTTTGAGGAGCTTGGCCTCCCGGATTCCTTGTTAGACAGTTTGGAAAGAGAAGGTTTCTCTGTCCCAACAGATGTCCAATCAGCAGCTGTCCCGGCAATAATCAAAGGTCACGATGCAGTGATTCAGTCTTACACAGGATCTGGCAAAACATTAGCTTATCTGCTTCCAATATTGTCCGAAATTGGTCCTCTAGCAGAAAAATCTAGAAGTTCGCACAGTGAAAATGATAAGAGGACTGAGATTCAGGCAATGATCGTGGCTCCATCAAGAGAACTCGGTATGCAGATAGTAAGAGAGGTAGAGAAACTGCTCGGACCTGTTCACCGTAGAATGGTTCAGCAGTTGGTAGGAGGTGCAAACCGAATGAGGCAAGAAGAGGCccttaagaaaaataaacctGCAATTGTTGTTGGCACTCCCGGGAGAATTGCAGAGATAAGCAAAGGTGGAAAATTGCACACTCATGGGTGTAGATTCTTGGTGCTAGACGAAGTCGATGAGCTTTTATCGTTTAATTTCCGAGAAGATATCCATCGAATACTAGAACATGTAGGAAAGAGATCTGGGGCTGGTCCTAAAGGAGAAGTCGATGAACGGGCTAACCGGCAGACCATTCTAGTCTCTGCAACTGTGCCATTCTCGGTTATCCGAGCAGCTAAAAGCTGGAGTCACGAGCCGGTTCTTGTCCAAGCCAACAAAGTCACTCCTCTTGATACCGTTCAACCATCTGCACCGGTAATGAGCTTGACTCCCACAACTTCTGAAGCTGATGGCCAGATTCAGACTACTATTCAGAGCTTACCTCCAGCTTTAAAACACTATTACTGCATCTCAAAGCATCAACACAAAGTCGACACGTTAAGGAGATGCGTTCACGCCCTCGATGCCCAATCGGTTATAGCTTTCATGAACCACTCAAGGCAGCTCAAAGATGTGGTCTACAAACTCGAAGCTCGTGGTATGAATTCAGCTGAGATGCACGGAGATCTCGGGAAGCTAGGGAGATCAACAGTTCTAAAGAAGTTCAAGAACGGGGAAATCAAGGTACTTGTGACAAACGAGCTCTCTGCCCGGGGTCTGGATGTTGCGGAATGTGATCTGGTGGTGAATCTTGAGCTTCCAACTGATGCGGTTCACTATGCTCATCGAGCTGGGAGAACAGGGAGGCTGGGAAGGAAAGGGACGGTGGTAACAGTGTGCGAGGAATCACAAGTGTTTatagtgaagaagatggagaagcaGCTTGGTTTGCCTTTCTTGTATTGTGAGTTTGTTGATGGAGAGCTTGTTGTCACTGAGGAAGATAAAGCTATTATAAGGTGA